One region of Eupeodes corollae chromosome 1, idEupCoro1.1, whole genome shotgun sequence genomic DNA includes:
- the LOC129939015 gene encoding sorting nexin lst-4 → MTSYVRTLYEFVGEPGTSEISINPGDILTVLRTDVGEGWWEGKNPAGQTGLFPAGYVEVMSATEVAQQFNGGGSAATAPAAPTPAAASHQPPRYDQTADDFNEGDDWEDDWDDDNETYSEIGPSAGGNHQSGSSKHTGYGLSHSASSYDNKNLPAAPADDLISLSSSHPSAAATTVKKSGMFAKSSDSYILGLSNKEKLADSDIVYVTQTDNYYHWQPNNQPYTVRVASPKKETKFKGMKSFIAYQLTPSFNNISVSRRYKHFDWLHERLVDKFCLIPIPPLPDKQISGRYEDQFVEHRRVQLQEFVDWVCRHPVLSKCEVWYHFLTCTDDKIWKSGKRRAERDTYVGVTYCWAIYAPEKTLLTSFVDSQLESCANFSHLMDGAVKNLLTIASEQTKRNQIQSKKDFQRIGDGMCDLAKALNVDERRMAPVGHSLSESVGRVGGLFISIGQMFGEQPRLDWIPLSDRLHIYRGVLNSFPDILSTHKGAVQKRKDCERLVADQKMGNHQLAEVNRRVDVMSYAVMAEMTHFREERDKHLKETLKDFVEEQIKFYSNIVARLQEAHQQFF, encoded by the exons ATGACATCTTACGTGAGAACATTGTACGAGTTCGTTGGTGAACCCGGGACATCTGAAATTTCCATTAATCCAGGTGACATTTTGACTGTACTGCGCACAGATGTCGGCGAAGGCTGGTGGGAAGGTAAGAATCCCGCCGGTCAAACTGGCCTCTTTCCAGCCGGCTATGTGGAAGTGATGTCAGCAACTGAAGTGGCTCAACAATTCAATGGAGGTGGATCAGCAGCTACGGCTCCTGCAGCACCAACACCAGCAGCAGCTTCTCACCAACCACCGCGCTATGATCAAACTGCGGATGATTTCAACGAAGGTGATGATTGGGAAGATGACTGGGACGATGACAACGAAACGTATTCGGAGATTGGTCCATCGGCGGGTGGGAATCACCAGTCCGGCTCAAGCAAACACACTGGCTATGGCCTATCGCATTCCGCTAGTAGTTATGATAATAAAAACTTGCCTGCTGCACCAGCTGATGATCTTATATCGCTGTCTTCGTCACATCCAAGTGCTGCAGCTACAACTGTTAAGAAATCTGGAATGTTTGCCAAGAGTTCGGATTCGTATATTCTTGGTTTGAGTAACAAAGAGAAGTTGGCAGACTCGGATATAGTTTATGTTACGCAAACGGATAATTACTATCATTGGCAACCCAATAATCAACCGTATACGGTTCGTGTAGCAAGTCCGAAGAAGGAAACCAAGTTCAAAGGGATGAAGAGTTTTATAGCTTATCAGCTAACaccaagttttaataatatttcg GTTTCCCGCCGTTATAAACACTTCGATTGGCTGCATGAACGGTTGGTTGACAAATTTTGCCTAATTCCCATTCCACCGCTTCCCGATAAGCAAATTTCCGGACGATATGAAGATCAATTTGTCGAACATCGTCGTGTTCAATTGCAAGAATTCGTCGATTGGGTTTGTCGGCATCCGGTCCTGTCGAAATGTGAAGTCTGGTATCATTTCCTCACATGCACCGATGATAAAATTTGGAAATCTGGGAAGCGGCGTGCCGAACGTGACACTTATGTTGGTGTGACTTACTGCTGGGCGATATATGCCCCAGAGAAGACTCTTCTCACATCCTTTGTGGACTCACAGTTGGAAAGTTGTGCCAATTTTTCACATCTTATGGACGGTGCTGTGAAGAATCTATTGACCATTGCATCGGAACAAACGAAACGTAATCAAATCCAATCGAAAAAAGATTTTCAACGCATCGGCGACGGGATGTGCGATTTGGCTAAGGCTTTGAATGTTGACGAGAGGCGTATGGCTCCAGTTGGACATTCACTGTCGGAGAGTGTTGGACGTGTGGGAGGATTGTTTATAAGCATTGGGCAGATGTTCGGGGAACAACCGAGATTGGATTGGATTCCTCTCTCAGATCGACTACATATTTACAG AGGAGTGCTTAACAGTTTCCCTGATATCCTGTCAACCCACAAAGGTGCAGTTCAAAAGAGAAAAGATTGTGAGCGTTTAGTAGCCGATCAGAAGATGGGAAATCATCAATTGGCCGAAGTAAATCGACGGGTGGATGTTATGTCTTATGCTGTTATGGCAGAAATGACACATTTCCGCGAGGAACGAGATAAACACTTAAAGGAAACTCTCAAGGACTTTgttgaagaacaaattaaattttattccaatATTGTAGCTAGGCTACAAGAAGCTCATCAGCAATtcttctaa
- the LOC129950162 gene encoding uncharacterized protein LOC129950162, producing the protein MKSRPKPTDEPESQASGNISSKPSTTFYTPHEISPIPVRFKKTSNRGRKRGKSEIITSSPYKLSLEESIQLKDGKEKKLKKKKVFKNLSLRGKEIIQIKTKRVRKKSSSSESNESNFIPDGGSDPNPDRSNQEDAKCLYCLSLFSEDKGGETWVQCVVCTMWAHEDCSGNEKMKFICEFCC; encoded by the exons ATGAAATCCAGACCAAAACCTACAGATGAACCGGAATCGCAAGCCTCaggaaatatttcttcaaaaccatcAACTACCTTTTATACTCCACATGAAATTTCCCCTATTCCTGtccgatttaaaaaaacttcGAATCGTGGTCGAAAACGAGGAAAATCGGAGATAATTACTTCGTCACCTTACAAATTGTCTCTGGAAGAATCAATTCAGTTAAAGGATGGAAAGGAAAAGAAACTAAAGAAGAAG AAGGTTTTTAAGAATCTGAGTTTGAGAGGCAAAGAAATCATACAGATCAAAACGAAACGAGTTCGAAAAAAGTCTTCTTCATCAGAAAGCAATGAAAGTAACTTTATTCCAGACGGTGGTTCCGATCCAAATCCCGATAGAAGTAACCAGGAAGATGCTAAATGCCTATATTGCTTGAGCTTATTCTCGGAAGATAAGGGAGGCGAAACTTGGGTACAATGTGTTGTGTGTACAATGTGGGCACATGAAGATTGTTcaggaaatgaaaaaatgaaatttatatgCGAATTTTGCTGTTAA
- the LOC129940443 gene encoding apoptosis regulatory protein Siva-like, whose protein sequence is METICRKRLRSDEYPYQLQSKMFINQQKIDRLNDEKMKRIHSKTISMLFRGAQNLENAEATKPLGIAEISQLVTLSGSGNLVFASKEKPEGFPKEKLRSKCCAKEAFITGDCFNCNLGLCEFCAFSCIGCGQFLCGSCIMLFECGTNEQPICERCKMFN, encoded by the exons atGGAAACAATTTGCCGTAAACGTTTGCGTTCGGATGAATATCCATATCAACTTcaaagtaaaatgtttataaatcaacaaaaaatagacCGACTCAACGACgagaaaatgaaaagaattcata GTAAGACTATATCAATGCTCTTCAGAGGCGCACAAAACTTAGAAAACGCGGAGGCCACTAAACCTCTGGGGATTGCAGAGATATCACAATTAGTAACTTTAAGCGGAAGCGGCAACTTGGTCTTTGCATCCAAGGAAAAG CCTGAAGGATTCCCCAAAGAGAAACTAAGATCAAAATGCTGTGCCAAAGAGGCTTTCATTACCGGCGATTGTTTCAATTGCAATTTGGGACTCTGTGAGTTCTGTGCTTTCTCTTGCATCGGTTGTGGGCAATTCTTATGTGGCAGTTGTATTATGCTATT TGAGTGCGGTACCAACGAACAACCTATTTGTGAAAGATGTAAGATGTTCAATTGA
- the LOC129941885 gene encoding signal peptidase complex subunit 3: MHTVLTRGNATVAYSLSVLACLTFCCFISTVFLDYRTESKINTVKILVKNVPDYGASREKHDLGFLTFDLQTNLTDLFNWNVKQLFLYLTAEYKTKENELNQVVLWDKIILRGENTVLDFKNMNTKYYFWDDGNGLKNNNVTLYLSWNIIPNAGLLPSVFAHGSHWFKFPEHYSVSAV, translated from the exons ATGCATACAGTTCTAACCCGTGGAAACGCCACAGTGGCGTATTCTCTGAGCGTTCTTGCCTGCTTGACTTTCTGTTGCTTCATCTCGACTGTGTTCCTTGACTATCGCACCGAATCCAAAATTAATACAGTTAAAATTTTGGt gaaaaacgTCCCAGACTACGGTGCTTCACGAGAGAAACACGATCTGGGATTTCTGACATTCGATCTTCAGACCAATCTCACAGATCTCTTTAACTGGAATGTGAAGCAGTTATTCCTCTATTTAACTGCCGAATACAAGACAAAGGAAAACGAACTCAACCAGGTTGTGTTGTGGGATAAGATTATCCTACGTGGTGAGAATACCGTCCTCGACTTTAAGAACATGAACACCAAGTACTATTTCTGGGATGATGGCAATGGTCTTAA aaacaacaaTGTTACCCTCTACTTGTCTTGGAACATCATTCCCAATGCCGGTCTGCTGCCTAGCGTCTTTGCTCATGGCTCGCATTGGTTCAAGTTCCCAGAACACTACTCAGTGTCTGCTGTCTAA
- the LOC129941884 gene encoding exosome complex component RRP43-like gives MAEQYKLIHPVKFYRDYLNKDIRPDGREFDKLRPIAINVGSIITADGSAVVKVGNTSVVCGIRAELAKPRSSTPENGFLIPNVELPQMCSPKYRSGAGSNDDSDVFSSAINDILINSNCLNLKELCLHKEKLVWALHCDIICLDNDGCVVDTALIACVAALRNLKLPAIEYDHKINKVHVDTSEKKKLNIGPLPVSTTFMVFDDNVIITDPTAEEESLSTSVVNIAICKGDVCFILKPGGTPFGKDQMDTCIKQALRREKDVLKLLNEVCKDTNGTK, from the exons atggCAGAACAATACAA ACTCATTCATCCGGTGAAATTTTACCGCGACTATTTAAACAAAGATATTCGTCCCGATGGACGAGAGTTCGATAAACTTCGTCCGATTGCCATTAACGTAGGCTCCATCATCACAGCCGATGGCTCGGCGGTTGTCAAAGTCGGCAACACTAGTGTGGTTTGCGGAATTCGAGCCGAGCTAGCTAAACCTCGATCTTCTACCCCGGAAAACGGTTTTCTCATACCAAATGTCGAACTACCACAAATGTGCTCACCCAAATATCGCAGTGGAGCTGGGTCGAATGATGATTCGGATGTTTTTAGCAGTGCCATCAATGATATTCTCATAAATTCcaattgtttgaatttgaagGAACTGTGTTTGCACAAAGAGAAACTAGTTTGGGCATTGCACTGTGATATAATTTGCCTGGACAATGATGGATGTGTTGTCGATACAGCTCTTATAGCTTGTGTGGCAGCTTTGAGGAATTTAAAATTGCCCGCCATTGAATATGatcataaaatcaataaagtcCACGTAGATACGAGTGAGAAGAAGAAATTGAATATCGGGCCATTGCCGGTGTCGACTACGTTCATGGTCTTTGATGA CAACGTAATAATCACAGATCCAACTGCCGAAGAAGAATCCCTCTCAACGTCAGTGGTAAATATCGCAATTTGCAAAGGAGATGTATGTTTCATCCTAAAGCCAGGCGGGACCCCGTTCGGCAAGGACCAAATGGACACCTGCATTAAACAAGCCCTGAGGCGGGAAAAAGACGTCCTAAAATTACTAAATGAAGTGTGTAAAGATACAAAtggcacaaaataa
- the LOC129950173 gene encoding piggyBac transposable element-derived protein 3-like has protein sequence MSRKSLRNLFKTKDDKADLVEYFSSSEDMDGEDFDEDDNFDDPDFMCSEDEFLIDDCLQNNLNSTELLMDPEVASLNFSSFASLPSTSAAALATLQSNSSSVVSDGVTPRSRKRKRNSNCFELEQEEDGPDPDISTTGQFIGPFNCMRNDAQEFRSIMWKKKNLQVHVNEIIFRGEKELPNDVKALKTPFDFFQYFLTDDFYQHLVDQMNLYACQQKIEARFVTNKQEIRQFIGIMMFMSVYRYPNVRSYWGRHSFEPIRNAMTRMRFEQIRQFLHFNDNSTMVHKGQTGYDKLHRIRPLINHFNERFGYIPMLHRLCVDEQMCATKMGGNPTRQYMPAKPHKWGTKLFVLCDSMGFSYACEIYSGAGDNVVPVNAPDLGASSNVVVRLSKHIPDDVNHIVYFDNFYTSIGLLTYLRSRGIYSLGTVRSNRVPNIKLSTEADLAKRKVERGYSEEYVANVNGIDISSVLWMDNKSVRLLSTYCGVKPFLSNMSNPGPSTSSRWDRKTKQKIEIDCPFIIKEYNRHMGGVDLMDGLLGRYHIRMKTRKWTNRIFFHLLDVAMVNAYILYHRSNKEVTIELPNFRSEVAETLCIISTDSKKPRGRPVSSPIPPPSKSKKSYFPTSEVRYDNVGHWCIFQDRNGKKTCKQPGCKSETQAYCTKCKINLCNSTSKSCFMTFHQR, from the coding sequence ATGTCGAGAAAATCTTTGAGGAATCTTTTTAAGACGAAGGATGATAAAGCTGACcttgttgaatatttttcgaGTAGTGAAGATATGGATGGTGAAGATTTTGATGAAGATGATAATTTTGATGATCCAGATTTTATGTGTTCGGAAGACGAGTTTTTGATTGACGATTGCTTACAAAACAATCTAAATTCAACTGAATTATTGATGGATCCTGAAGTTGCAAGTCTGAATTTTAGCTCTTTTGCATCGTTGCCTTCCACGTCTGCTGCTGCACTTGCTACATTGCAATCAAATTCCAGTAGTGTTGTATCTGATGGTGTTACTCCACGTTCCAGGAAACGAAAACGCAATTCAAATTGCTTCGAATTGGAACAGGAAGAAGATGGTCCAGATCCAGATATTTCTACAACTGGTCAATTTATTGGGCCCTTTAATTGCATGCGAAATGATGCTCAGGAGTTCCGGTCTATTATGTGGAAGAAGAAAAACTTGCAAGTGCATgtaaatgaaatcatttttcggGGTGAAAAAGAGTTGCCAAATGACGTCAAAGCTCTGAAAacaccatttgatttttttcaatacttcttgACTGATGATTTCTATCAACACCTCGTTGACCAAATGAATTTATATGCTTGTCAACAGAAAATCGAAGCTCGGTTTGTTACTAACAAACAAGAGATTCGTCAGTTCATCGGCATCATGATGTTTATGTCTGTGTACCGATATCCAAATGTTCGTTCTTATTGGGGAAGACATTCATTCGAACCAATCCGAAATGCAATGACTCGAATGAGGTTCGAACAAATACGTCAGTTTCTCCATTTCAACGACAATTCTACCATGGTGCATAAGGGCCAGACTGGATACGACAAATTACACCGAATAAGACCATTGATAAATCATTTCAATGAACGTTTTGGGTATATTCCTATGTTACATCGGCTTTGTGTTGATGAACAAATGTGTGCAACAAAAATGGGAGGTAACCCTACACGTCAATATATGCCAGCCAAACCACATAAATGGGGAACTAAGCTGTTCGTTTTATGTGATAGTATGGGATTTTCGTATGCTTGCGAGATTTACTCAGGTGCAGGAGATAATGTGGTGCCTGTAAATGCACCAGATCTTGGAGCATCTTCAAATGTCGTCGTGCGCTTGTCAAAACATATTCCAGATGACGTAAATCATATTgtatattttgacaatttttacacGTCAATAGGGCTTCTTACATACCTAAGAAGTCGAGGAATTTATAGTTTGGGAACAGTTCGATCAAATCGAGttccaaatataaaattatccaCCGAAGCGGACCTGGCGAAGCGCAAAGTTGAGCGAGGTTACTCGGAAGAATACGTTGCTAATGTAAACGGCATTGATATTAGCAGCGTTTTGTGGATGGACAATAAGAGCGTTCGACTTTTATCTACTTATTGCGgtgttaaaccttttttatcaaacatgtcAAACCCAGGACCTTCTACATCTTCACGATGGGATAGAAAAACGAAGCAGAAGATCGAAATTGACTGtccatttattataaaagagtATAATCGACATATGGGAGGTGTCGATCTAATGGATGGTCTTCTAGGTCGATATCACATTCGTATGAAAACAAGGAAATGGacaaatcgaattttttttcatctattGGATGTGGCGATGGTAAATGCTTATATCCTTTATCATAGGTCAAACAAGGAAGTCACCATTGAACTTCCAAATTTTCGATCAGAAGTAGCTGAGACTTTGTGCATAATTTCAACCGATTCCAAGAAACCTAGAGGCCGGCCAGTGTCATCACCAATACCACCACCTTCGAAATCAAAAAAGTCTTACTTTCCGACTTCAGAAGTTCGATATGATAATGTTGGCCACTGGTGCATATTTCAGGACCGCAATGGTAAGAAAACTTGCAAGCAACCGGGATGTAAATCGGAGACGCAAGCATATTgcacaaaatgtaaaataaacctCTGTAATTCTACCTCAAAGTCTTGCTTTATGACTTTTCATCAACGTTAG